In the Sarcophilus harrisii chromosome 1, mSarHar1.11, whole genome shotgun sequence genome, one interval contains:
- the ZBTB5 gene encoding zinc finger and BTB domain-containing protein 5 isoform X2 — MIMDFPGHFEQIFQQLNYQRLHGQLCDCVIVVGNRHFKAHRSVLAACSTHFRALFTVAEGDQTMNMIQLDSEVVTAEAFAALIDMMYTSTLMLGESNVMDVLLAASHLHLNSVVKACKHYLTTRTLPMSPPSDRVQEQNARMQRSFMLQQLGLSIVSSALNSSQSTEEQQTTMNLSMRSNIEQRTTFPIRRFHKRKQSSEDRARQRIRPSLDESMISDATPENGQTVVHTREEFFSPDSLKIVDNSKSDSVTDNQEDNAIMFDQSFSGQEDAQMPSQSDNSAGNISQMSMASQATQVETSFDQEATSEKNGFQCENPEVSLNEKDHMRVVVKSEPLSSPEPQDEVSDVTSQAEGSESVEVEGGVVSAEKIELSPESSDRSFSDPQSSTDRVGDIHILEVSNNLEHKSTFSISNFLNKSRNSTFSANQNNDDNIPNTTSDCRIDNDTSYLISPESGPTGGHSSATVSHVENPFSEPADSHFVRPMQEVMGLPCVQTSGYRAAEQFGMDFPRTGLGIHSLSRAMMGSSRGGASNFPGYRRIAPKMPVVTSVRSSQIQDNSANSQLLMNGPTSSFENGHPSQPGPPQLTRASADVLSKCKKALSEHNVLVVEGARKYACKICCKTFLTLTDCKKHIRVHTGEKPYACLKCGKRFSQSSHLYKHSKTTCLRWQSSNLPSTLL; from the coding sequence GATCATGGATTTTCCTGGACACTTTGAACAAATCTTTCAACAGCTAAACTACCAACGACTACATGGCCAACTTTGTGATTGTGTCATTGTGGTGGGGAATAGACATTTTAAAGCACATCGTTCTGTGTTGGCAGCATGTAGCACCCATTTCCGAGCCCTTTTTACTGTAGCTGAGGGAGATCAAACCATGAACATGATCCAACTGGATAGTGAGGTGGTAACAGCAGAAGCTTTTGCTGCTTTGATTGATATGATGTATACCTCTACACTTATGCTTGGGGAGAGTAATGTTATGGATGTTTTGTTGGCAGCTTCTCATCTGCATTTGAACTCTGTTGTTAAGGCCTGTAAACATTACCTAACTACAAGGACGCTGCCTATGTCTCCCCCCAGTGATAGAGTTCAGGAGCAAAATGCACGAATGCAGCGGTCTTTTATGCTTCAGCAACTGGGACTGAGTATAGTGAGCTCTGCGTTAAATTCTAGCCAGAGTACAGAAGAGCAACAAACTACCATGAACTTATCAATGAGGAGTAACATAGAACAGCGTACTACATTTCCAATAAGGCGCTTCCATAAGCGGAAACAGTCTTCCGAAGATCGAGCCAGACAGCGCATCAGGCCTTCTCTAGATGAGTCCATGATTTCAGATGCAACTCCAGAGAATGGACAGACAGTGGTTCATACTCGTGAGGAATTTTTTTCACcagattctttgaaaattgtggACAATTCTAAGTCAGATTCAGTAACTGATAACCAGGAAGACAATGCTATCATGTTTGATCAGTCATTCAGTGGGCAAGAAGATGCCCAAATGCCCAGTCAATCTGACAACAGTGCCGGGAACATTTCTCAAATGTCCATGGCATCTCAAGCAACTCAAGTGGAAACTAGCTTTGACCAGGAAGCTACTTCTGAGAAAAATGGTTTTCAGTGTGAAAATCCAGAAGTTAGCCTCAATGAGAAAGACCACATGAGAGTAGTGGTTAAATCTGAACCTTTGAGCTCTCCTGAGCCTCAGGATGAAGTGAGTGATGTAACCTCTCAAGCAGAAGGCAGTGAATCTGTAGAAGTGGAAGGTGGGGTGGTTAGTGCTGAAAAGATAGAGCTGAGTCCAGAAAGTAGTGATCGTAGTTTTTCAGATCCACAATCCAGCACTGACAGAGTAGGGGACATTCATATTTTGGAGGTTTCCAACAATCTGGAACACAAGTCCACTTTcagtatttcaaattttctaaacAAGAGCAGAAATAGCACCTTTAGTGCCAATCAGAACAATGATGACAACATTCCAAACACTACCAGTGACTGCAGAATAGATAATGACACATCTTATTTAATAAGTCCAGAGTCAGGACCTACAGGTGGTCATTCCTCTGCAACTGTCTCTCATGTGGAGAATCCTTTCAGCGAACCTGCAGACTCACATTTTGTTAGACCTATGCAAGAAGTAATGGGTCTTCCCTGTGTGCAGACTTCTGGTTATCGAGCAGCGGAACAATTTGGGATGGATTTTCCCAGAACTGGTTTGGGAATACATTCTCTCTCCAGGGCAATGATGGGTTCATCTCGAGGGGGAGCCAGTAATTTTCCAGGTTACCGTCGTATAGCTCCAAAAATGCCAGTTGTGACCTCTGTTAGGAGTTCTCAAATACAAGATAACTCAGCTAATTCCCAGTTGTTAATGAATGGGCCTACTTCCTCCTTTGAAAATGGGCATCCTTCCCAGCCTGGTCCCCCTCAATTGACCAGAGCATCAGCTGATGTTCTATCAAAGTGTAAAAAGGCCTTATCAGAGCACAATGTCTTAGTTGTAGAGGGAGCTCGAAAATATGCCTGCAAAATCTGCTGTAAGACATTTTTGACCTTAACAGACTGTAAGAAgcacattcgtgtacatacaggtgaGAAGCCCTATGCCTGCTTAAAGTGTGGCAAAAGGTTCAGCCAGTCAAGCCACCTGTATAAACATTCCAAGACTACTTGCCTTAGGTGGCAGAGCAGCAATCTACCTAGCACTTTGCTCTAA
- the ZBTB5 gene encoding zinc finger and BTB domain-containing protein 5 isoform X1: MSYRKPFLNLIRYNFFFSIVLYFVPSHWYGKLPGEKNTSVNRIMDFPGHFEQIFQQLNYQRLHGQLCDCVIVVGNRHFKAHRSVLAACSTHFRALFTVAEGDQTMNMIQLDSEVVTAEAFAALIDMMYTSTLMLGESNVMDVLLAASHLHLNSVVKACKHYLTTRTLPMSPPSDRVQEQNARMQRSFMLQQLGLSIVSSALNSSQSTEEQQTTMNLSMRSNIEQRTTFPIRRFHKRKQSSEDRARQRIRPSLDESMISDATPENGQTVVHTREEFFSPDSLKIVDNSKSDSVTDNQEDNAIMFDQSFSGQEDAQMPSQSDNSAGNISQMSMASQATQVETSFDQEATSEKNGFQCENPEVSLNEKDHMRVVVKSEPLSSPEPQDEVSDVTSQAEGSESVEVEGGVVSAEKIELSPESSDRSFSDPQSSTDRVGDIHILEVSNNLEHKSTFSISNFLNKSRNSTFSANQNNDDNIPNTTSDCRIDNDTSYLISPESGPTGGHSSATVSHVENPFSEPADSHFVRPMQEVMGLPCVQTSGYRAAEQFGMDFPRTGLGIHSLSRAMMGSSRGGASNFPGYRRIAPKMPVVTSVRSSQIQDNSANSQLLMNGPTSSFENGHPSQPGPPQLTRASADVLSKCKKALSEHNVLVVEGARKYACKICCKTFLTLTDCKKHIRVHTGEKPYACLKCGKRFSQSSHLYKHSKTTCLRWQSSNLPSTLL, encoded by the coding sequence GATCATGGATTTTCCTGGACACTTTGAACAAATCTTTCAACAGCTAAACTACCAACGACTACATGGCCAACTTTGTGATTGTGTCATTGTGGTGGGGAATAGACATTTTAAAGCACATCGTTCTGTGTTGGCAGCATGTAGCACCCATTTCCGAGCCCTTTTTACTGTAGCTGAGGGAGATCAAACCATGAACATGATCCAACTGGATAGTGAGGTGGTAACAGCAGAAGCTTTTGCTGCTTTGATTGATATGATGTATACCTCTACACTTATGCTTGGGGAGAGTAATGTTATGGATGTTTTGTTGGCAGCTTCTCATCTGCATTTGAACTCTGTTGTTAAGGCCTGTAAACATTACCTAACTACAAGGACGCTGCCTATGTCTCCCCCCAGTGATAGAGTTCAGGAGCAAAATGCACGAATGCAGCGGTCTTTTATGCTTCAGCAACTGGGACTGAGTATAGTGAGCTCTGCGTTAAATTCTAGCCAGAGTACAGAAGAGCAACAAACTACCATGAACTTATCAATGAGGAGTAACATAGAACAGCGTACTACATTTCCAATAAGGCGCTTCCATAAGCGGAAACAGTCTTCCGAAGATCGAGCCAGACAGCGCATCAGGCCTTCTCTAGATGAGTCCATGATTTCAGATGCAACTCCAGAGAATGGACAGACAGTGGTTCATACTCGTGAGGAATTTTTTTCACcagattctttgaaaattgtggACAATTCTAAGTCAGATTCAGTAACTGATAACCAGGAAGACAATGCTATCATGTTTGATCAGTCATTCAGTGGGCAAGAAGATGCCCAAATGCCCAGTCAATCTGACAACAGTGCCGGGAACATTTCTCAAATGTCCATGGCATCTCAAGCAACTCAAGTGGAAACTAGCTTTGACCAGGAAGCTACTTCTGAGAAAAATGGTTTTCAGTGTGAAAATCCAGAAGTTAGCCTCAATGAGAAAGACCACATGAGAGTAGTGGTTAAATCTGAACCTTTGAGCTCTCCTGAGCCTCAGGATGAAGTGAGTGATGTAACCTCTCAAGCAGAAGGCAGTGAATCTGTAGAAGTGGAAGGTGGGGTGGTTAGTGCTGAAAAGATAGAGCTGAGTCCAGAAAGTAGTGATCGTAGTTTTTCAGATCCACAATCCAGCACTGACAGAGTAGGGGACATTCATATTTTGGAGGTTTCCAACAATCTGGAACACAAGTCCACTTTcagtatttcaaattttctaaacAAGAGCAGAAATAGCACCTTTAGTGCCAATCAGAACAATGATGACAACATTCCAAACACTACCAGTGACTGCAGAATAGATAATGACACATCTTATTTAATAAGTCCAGAGTCAGGACCTACAGGTGGTCATTCCTCTGCAACTGTCTCTCATGTGGAGAATCCTTTCAGCGAACCTGCAGACTCACATTTTGTTAGACCTATGCAAGAAGTAATGGGTCTTCCCTGTGTGCAGACTTCTGGTTATCGAGCAGCGGAACAATTTGGGATGGATTTTCCCAGAACTGGTTTGGGAATACATTCTCTCTCCAGGGCAATGATGGGTTCATCTCGAGGGGGAGCCAGTAATTTTCCAGGTTACCGTCGTATAGCTCCAAAAATGCCAGTTGTGACCTCTGTTAGGAGTTCTCAAATACAAGATAACTCAGCTAATTCCCAGTTGTTAATGAATGGGCCTACTTCCTCCTTTGAAAATGGGCATCCTTCCCAGCCTGGTCCCCCTCAATTGACCAGAGCATCAGCTGATGTTCTATCAAAGTGTAAAAAGGCCTTATCAGAGCACAATGTCTTAGTTGTAGAGGGAGCTCGAAAATATGCCTGCAAAATCTGCTGTAAGACATTTTTGACCTTAACAGACTGTAAGAAgcacattcgtgtacatacaggtgaGAAGCCCTATGCCTGCTTAAAGTGTGGCAAAAGGTTCAGCCAGTCAAGCCACCTGTATAAACATTCCAAGACTACTTGCCTTAGGTGGCAGAGCAGCAATCTACCTAGCACTTTGCTCTAA
- the ZBTB5 gene encoding zinc finger and BTB domain-containing protein 5 isoform X3, whose protein sequence is MDFPGHFEQIFQQLNYQRLHGQLCDCVIVVGNRHFKAHRSVLAACSTHFRALFTVAEGDQTMNMIQLDSEVVTAEAFAALIDMMYTSTLMLGESNVMDVLLAASHLHLNSVVKACKHYLTTRTLPMSPPSDRVQEQNARMQRSFMLQQLGLSIVSSALNSSQSTEEQQTTMNLSMRSNIEQRTTFPIRRFHKRKQSSEDRARQRIRPSLDESMISDATPENGQTVVHTREEFFSPDSLKIVDNSKSDSVTDNQEDNAIMFDQSFSGQEDAQMPSQSDNSAGNISQMSMASQATQVETSFDQEATSEKNGFQCENPEVSLNEKDHMRVVVKSEPLSSPEPQDEVSDVTSQAEGSESVEVEGGVVSAEKIELSPESSDRSFSDPQSSTDRVGDIHILEVSNNLEHKSTFSISNFLNKSRNSTFSANQNNDDNIPNTTSDCRIDNDTSYLISPESGPTGGHSSATVSHVENPFSEPADSHFVRPMQEVMGLPCVQTSGYRAAEQFGMDFPRTGLGIHSLSRAMMGSSRGGASNFPGYRRIAPKMPVVTSVRSSQIQDNSANSQLLMNGPTSSFENGHPSQPGPPQLTRASADVLSKCKKALSEHNVLVVEGARKYACKICCKTFLTLTDCKKHIRVHTGEKPYACLKCGKRFSQSSHLYKHSKTTCLRWQSSNLPSTLL, encoded by the coding sequence ATGGATTTTCCTGGACACTTTGAACAAATCTTTCAACAGCTAAACTACCAACGACTACATGGCCAACTTTGTGATTGTGTCATTGTGGTGGGGAATAGACATTTTAAAGCACATCGTTCTGTGTTGGCAGCATGTAGCACCCATTTCCGAGCCCTTTTTACTGTAGCTGAGGGAGATCAAACCATGAACATGATCCAACTGGATAGTGAGGTGGTAACAGCAGAAGCTTTTGCTGCTTTGATTGATATGATGTATACCTCTACACTTATGCTTGGGGAGAGTAATGTTATGGATGTTTTGTTGGCAGCTTCTCATCTGCATTTGAACTCTGTTGTTAAGGCCTGTAAACATTACCTAACTACAAGGACGCTGCCTATGTCTCCCCCCAGTGATAGAGTTCAGGAGCAAAATGCACGAATGCAGCGGTCTTTTATGCTTCAGCAACTGGGACTGAGTATAGTGAGCTCTGCGTTAAATTCTAGCCAGAGTACAGAAGAGCAACAAACTACCATGAACTTATCAATGAGGAGTAACATAGAACAGCGTACTACATTTCCAATAAGGCGCTTCCATAAGCGGAAACAGTCTTCCGAAGATCGAGCCAGACAGCGCATCAGGCCTTCTCTAGATGAGTCCATGATTTCAGATGCAACTCCAGAGAATGGACAGACAGTGGTTCATACTCGTGAGGAATTTTTTTCACcagattctttgaaaattgtggACAATTCTAAGTCAGATTCAGTAACTGATAACCAGGAAGACAATGCTATCATGTTTGATCAGTCATTCAGTGGGCAAGAAGATGCCCAAATGCCCAGTCAATCTGACAACAGTGCCGGGAACATTTCTCAAATGTCCATGGCATCTCAAGCAACTCAAGTGGAAACTAGCTTTGACCAGGAAGCTACTTCTGAGAAAAATGGTTTTCAGTGTGAAAATCCAGAAGTTAGCCTCAATGAGAAAGACCACATGAGAGTAGTGGTTAAATCTGAACCTTTGAGCTCTCCTGAGCCTCAGGATGAAGTGAGTGATGTAACCTCTCAAGCAGAAGGCAGTGAATCTGTAGAAGTGGAAGGTGGGGTGGTTAGTGCTGAAAAGATAGAGCTGAGTCCAGAAAGTAGTGATCGTAGTTTTTCAGATCCACAATCCAGCACTGACAGAGTAGGGGACATTCATATTTTGGAGGTTTCCAACAATCTGGAACACAAGTCCACTTTcagtatttcaaattttctaaacAAGAGCAGAAATAGCACCTTTAGTGCCAATCAGAACAATGATGACAACATTCCAAACACTACCAGTGACTGCAGAATAGATAATGACACATCTTATTTAATAAGTCCAGAGTCAGGACCTACAGGTGGTCATTCCTCTGCAACTGTCTCTCATGTGGAGAATCCTTTCAGCGAACCTGCAGACTCACATTTTGTTAGACCTATGCAAGAAGTAATGGGTCTTCCCTGTGTGCAGACTTCTGGTTATCGAGCAGCGGAACAATTTGGGATGGATTTTCCCAGAACTGGTTTGGGAATACATTCTCTCTCCAGGGCAATGATGGGTTCATCTCGAGGGGGAGCCAGTAATTTTCCAGGTTACCGTCGTATAGCTCCAAAAATGCCAGTTGTGACCTCTGTTAGGAGTTCTCAAATACAAGATAACTCAGCTAATTCCCAGTTGTTAATGAATGGGCCTACTTCCTCCTTTGAAAATGGGCATCCTTCCCAGCCTGGTCCCCCTCAATTGACCAGAGCATCAGCTGATGTTCTATCAAAGTGTAAAAAGGCCTTATCAGAGCACAATGTCTTAGTTGTAGAGGGAGCTCGAAAATATGCCTGCAAAATCTGCTGTAAGACATTTTTGACCTTAACAGACTGTAAGAAgcacattcgtgtacatacaggtgaGAAGCCCTATGCCTGCTTAAAGTGTGGCAAAAGGTTCAGCCAGTCAAGCCACCTGTATAAACATTCCAAGACTACTTGCCTTAGGTGGCAGAGCAGCAATCTACCTAGCACTTTGCTCTAA